The Balearica regulorum gibbericeps isolate bBalReg1 chromosome 5, bBalReg1.pri, whole genome shotgun sequence genome window below encodes:
- the TSG101 gene encoding tumor susceptibility gene 101 protein encodes MAVSESQLKKMLAKYKYRDLTVQETTSVITRYKDLKPVMDSYVFNDGSSRELMSLSGTIPVPYRGNTYNIPICLWLLDTYPFNPPICFVKPTSSMTIKTGKHVDANGKIYLPYLHEWKYPQSDLLELIQVMIVVFGEEPPVFSRPTASSSYPPYQATGPPTTSYVPGIPGGIPTYPAGSTPNPSYPSFPYPGGVTFPATTSVQYYPSQPPVTTVGPSRDGTISEDTIRASLISAVSDKLRWRMKEEMDRAQAELNALKRTEEDLKKGHQKLEEMVTRLDQEVAEVDKNIELLKKKDEELSSALEKMESQSENNDIDEVIIPTAPLYKQILNLYAEENAIEDTIFYLGEALRRGVIDLDVFLKHVRLLSRKQFQLRALMQKARKTAGLSDLY; translated from the exons ATGGCGGTTTCCGAGAGCCAGCTCAAAAAAATGCTGGCGAAG tataAGTATAGAGACCTAACTGTACAGGAGACAACCAGTGTTATTACTCGGTACAAGGACCTCAAACCTGTCATGGATTCATATG TTTTTAACGATGGCTCGTCTAGGGAGTTGATGAGCCTCAGTGGAACCATTCCTGTGCCTTACAGAG GTAACACATACAATATCCCGATTTGCTTGTGGCTGCTGGACACCTACCCCTTCAACCCCCcaatttgttttgttaaacCCACTAGCTCTATGACAATAAAAACGGGGAAGCATGTTGATGCAAATGGAAAGATATACCTTCCTTATCTGCATGAGTGGAAATAT CCCCAGTCAGACTTGCTAGAACTAATTCAGGTCATGATTGTTGTGTTTGGTGAGGAACCTCCAGTCTTTTCTCGGCCAACCGCTTCATCGAGCTACCCACCATACCAGGCAACAGGCCCACCAACTA cttcCTATGTGCCGGGCATCCCAGGTGGAATACCTACCTATCCAGCAGGAAGCACTCCAAACCCAAG CTACCCAAGCTTTCCTTATCCGGGTGGTGTTACATTTCCAGCAACCACTAGTGTTCAGTACTACCCTTCTCAGCCTCCTGTGACTACTGTTG GACCCAGCAGAGATGGAACTATCAGTGAGGATACCATTCGAGCTTCCCTTATTTCGGCAGTCAGTGATAAACTGAGATGGcggatgaaagaagaaatggatcGTGCACAGGCTGAACTCAACGCCTTGAAACGGACGGAAGAGGACCTGAAGAAAGGACACCAGAAACTGGAAGAGATGGTAACTCGCTTGGATCAAGAAGTG GCTGAAGTTGACAAGAACATTGAACTTCTCAAGAAAAAGGATGAGGAGCTCAGTTCTGCCttagagaaaatggaaagtcaGTCAGAAAATAATGACATAGATGAAGTTATTATTCCTACGGCACCACTTTACAAGCAGATCCTGAACTTATATGCAGAGGAAAATGCAATTGAAGACACCATCTTCTATCTTGGGGAAGCATTGAGACGTGGAGTGATAGATCTAGATGTCTTTTTAAAG catgtACGTCTTCTGTCTCGCAAGCAGTTCCAGCTGAGGGCATTAATGCAGAAAGCAAGGAAGACTGCTGGACTCAGTGATCTCTATTAA